A stretch of the Vicia villosa cultivar HV-30 ecotype Madison, WI unplaced genomic scaffold, Vvil1.0 ctg.001670F_1_1, whole genome shotgun sequence genome encodes the following:
- the LOC131636224 gene encoding uncharacterized mitochondrial protein AtMg00300-like, with protein sequence MKGLKEVLRGIKKQGFYSLEVEAKSGSADIASLKHLKKTQLWHMRLGHVSEKDLVRLSKQNQLGVDKLEKLEFCEPCVFGKAYRVMFNKDQQRTNGSLDCIHDDLWEPARNPSHSGAGYFLSIVDDYSRKL encoded by the coding sequence ATGAAGGGgttgaaggaagtcttgagaggcatcAAGAAACAAGGCTTCTATTCCCTTGAAGTTGAAGCCAAAAGTGGCTCCGCTGATATTGCATCATTGAAGCACCTGAAAAAGACTCAGTTATGGCACATGAGACTTGGACATGTCAGTGAAAAAGACCTAGTCAGATTAAGCAAGCAAAATCAATTAGGTGTTGATAAGCTCGAAAAGCTGGAGTTTTGTGAACCGTGTGTATTTGGTAAAGCATACAGAGTGATGTTCAACAAAGACCAACAAAGAACAAATGGATCTCTtgattgtatccatgatgatcTTTGGGAACCTGCAAGAAACCCATCACACTCAGGTGCagggtattttctatccatagttgatgattactcAAGAAAGCTTTAG